From the Chloroflexota bacterium genome, one window contains:
- a CDS encoding branched-chain amino acid ABC transporter permease: MLRRLFKDFQGDVLAIPGRLIALIFFLLLFIIPLITNEPFVLRTFIFANVFVIFAVSWDFISGYTGQVNFGHALFFGVAAYTTALLNRELGYLGLQPWATIPIAALVAVGAGVLMCLPALRLRGPYLSLVTLAFPLILLGVIKAFPDFTGGEHGISGLPGIADTKTGEYYISLLVMIVSVFIMWKLTDARSGLVRTGIILHAIREDEIAARATGINTIRYKMLAFAVGGFFAGIAGGLFAHFMRIAGPSSLDMMLSFQAIIWTVFGGIVSIYGAVVGVYLLYPLMELLRVIPELRYLIFAFLVIVILLFMPEGIGVWIRDKIERECPRCKLSNVALRHTCRACGASLY; the protein is encoded by the coding sequence TTGTTAAGAAGACTATTTAAGGATTTCCAGGGTGATGTGTTGGCAATTCCGGGCAGACTTATAGCCCTTATCTTTTTCCTGCTCTTGTTTATTATCCCTCTAATTACGAACGAGCCTTTTGTCCTGCGTACCTTTATCTTTGCCAATGTGTTCGTTATTTTTGCCGTGAGCTGGGACTTTATATCCGGATATACTGGCCAAGTGAACTTCGGTCATGCCTTGTTCTTCGGTGTTGCCGCCTACACGACAGCGCTGCTGAACAGGGAACTTGGCTATCTTGGCTTACAGCCGTGGGCAACGATACCGATTGCGGCTCTTGTCGCCGTAGGAGCGGGAGTGCTCATGTGCCTACCTGCGTTAAGATTGAGAGGGCCTTATCTATCGCTGGTGACTTTAGCCTTTCCTCTCATCTTACTTGGGGTCATCAAGGCTTTTCCTGATTTTACCGGCGGCGAACATGGTATTTCTGGCTTACCAGGCATTGCTGATACTAAAACGGGTGAATACTACATATCTTTGCTGGTTATGATTGTTTCGGTGTTCATAATGTGGAAGCTTACCGATGCCAGAAGTGGCCTTGTCAGGACTGGGATTATTCTTCATGCTATACGTGAGGATGAGATTGCGGCTCGAGCCACTGGAATCAACACCATAAGATACAAAATGCTGGCTTTTGCCGTAGGCGGCTTTTTTGCCGGAATTGCTGGTGGCTTATTTGCTCACTTTATGAGAATCGCCGGGCCATCAAGTCTGGACATGATGTTGTCCTTTCAGGCGATAATATGGACGGTTTTTGGCGGCATTGTCAGTATCTATGGAGCGGTGGTTGGGGTTTACCTTCTCTATCCTCTGATGGAATTATTGAGGGTTATTCCTGAACTGCGTTATCTGATTTTCGCATTTTTAGTGATAGTGATTCTGCTTTTCATGCCTGAGGGGATTGGAGTTTGGATAAGAGACAAAATTGAGCGGGAATGCCCGCGTTGCAAATTATCTAATGTGGCTTTGCGACATACCTGCAGGGCATGTGGCGCCTCCCTGTACTAA
- a CDS encoding acyl-CoA dehydrogenase, whose product MDFSFTEEQEMLRTMARDFLANECPKSKVRELDKDEKGYDPQMWRNMAELGWMGLVFPEEYGGTGASFVDLVALMEEMGRNIVPGPFFSTIALCALAILEFGTNEQKAKFLPQIAKGETIWTLASMEQTGSYETSEINLSARPDGDDYVLEGEKIFVSDAHVANYILVVARTGKGKAPQARITVFIVDAKSPALRIEIIPTMAGDRQFQVIFNKAKVSKNDILGAAGGGWEVVNFILQRAAVLKCAEISGACQAVLDMTSAYAKERVQFDRPIGSFQAVQQKLADMLIDIEAIQYLVYQAACGISEGEPSQLQISVAKAKASQAYEKICIDGITAHGAIGFTFDHDIGLYFRRVKAAEFAAGDVDLHRGKIAAELGL is encoded by the coding sequence ATGGACTTCAGTTTTACGGAAGAGCAAGAAATGCTCCGGACTATGGCGAGGGATTTTCTGGCCAACGAATGTCCCAAGTCTAAGGTCAGAGAGTTGGATAAAGACGAAAAGGGCTATGATCCACAGATGTGGCGTAACATGGCGGAACTGGGATGGATGGGACTTGTTTTCCCGGAGGAGTATGGAGGAACAGGAGCCAGTTTTGTTGACCTGGTAGCCTTGATGGAGGAAATGGGAAGAAACATCGTACCAGGCCCTTTCTTTTCTACTATTGCCCTCTGTGCCTTGGCCATTTTAGAATTCGGCACAAATGAGCAGAAAGCTAAGTTCTTACCGCAAATAGCCAAGGGCGAGACTATTTGGACCTTGGCTTCGATGGAACAAACAGGTAGCTATGAAACCTCAGAGATAAACCTCAGCGCTCGCCCTGACGGTGATGACTATGTGCTAGAGGGTGAGAAGATTTTTGTCTCCGACGCCCATGTAGCCAATTACATCCTTGTGGTAGCGAGGACAGGCAAAGGCAAAGCACCACAGGCAAGAATCACAGTGTTCATAGTTGATGCTAAATCTCCAGCACTTAGAATAGAAATAATACCCACTATGGCGGGAGACAGGCAGTTCCAGGTGATTTTCAATAAAGCTAAGGTGTCCAAGAATGATATCTTGGGAGCTGCGGGTGGAGGTTGGGAAGTAGTCAATTTCATCTTGCAGAGGGCCGCTGTCTTGAAATGTGCTGAGATTTCAGGCGCATGTCAAGCTGTCCTCGATATGACTAGTGCCTATGCCAAAGAGCGGGTGCAGTTCGACCGACCTATCGGGTCTTTCCAGGCAGTCCAACAAAAACTGGCTGATATGCTTATAGATATTGAGGCGATTCAATATCTTGTTTATCAGGCGGCCTGCGGCATAAGCGAAGGCGAGCCATCTCAGCTGCAGATTTCTGTAGCCAAAGCCAAGGCAAGCCAAGCTTACGAAAAGATTTGCATTGATGGAATCACGGCTCACGGAGCTATTGGCTTTACCTTTGACCACGATATAGGACTATATTTCCGTCGTGTCAAAGCAGCGGAGTTTGCTGCTGGAGACGTTGACTTACACCGGGGGAAAATAGCTGCTGAATTAGGACTCTAG
- a CDS encoding MaoC family dehydratase, whose amino-acid sequence MAEGSIITDELKKLIGVPGEPITFKVEEGAIQRYAQAIGDPNPLFNDIENASKNKYGRLICPPGFTGWPIKGGISVFKLVDSLIKAGAPTRLLDGGVEFEFVEPVGAGDVLTATPKIASMTERETKMGKTMFTTVETTFVNQKGKVALNGRSTFIQF is encoded by the coding sequence ATGGCTGAAGGGTCTATAATTACAGATGAGTTAAAAAAACTAATAGGTGTCCCTGGAGAGCCGATTACTTTCAAGGTTGAAGAAGGGGCAATCCAAAGGTATGCGCAGGCTATAGGTGACCCCAACCCTTTATTTAACGATATAGAGAACGCCAGCAAAAATAAATATGGCAGGTTGATTTGCCCTCCAGGTTTCACCGGCTGGCCAATCAAAGGTGGAATTTCTGTCTTCAAACTCGTTGATTCGCTGATTAAGGCTGGGGCGCCAACTCGACTCCTTGATGGCGGTGTTGAATTTGAATTTGTCGAGCCTGTCGGCGCTGGAGATGTGCTAACTGCCACGCCTAAGATAGCTAGCATGACTGAGCGAGAAACGAAAATGGGCAAGACTATGTTCACTACGGTCGAGACCACTTTCGTGAATCAGAAAGGCAAAGTGGCTCTCAATGGCCGATCGACATTCATCCAATTCTAA
- a CDS encoding long-chain fatty acid--CoA ligase — protein MAVDTNKAIYESRPWLKFYLKEVPQDIEIPEQSAVDTFDEATDKWKDKTALIFYGRKISYRELRDHTDRFATALHDLGVKKGDRIALLLLNSPQFVIAYFGALKAGAVLTAISPFYVSPEIKHQIEDSGARMIICQDNLYDNVERAGVKLDKVILVNITDYLPWLKRFMGSSVLRAVYQKMAAPPAEIYEREGFYQFKDLIKNYPPNPPKIKFNIREDLVTLPYTGGTTGLPKGVMITHYNISSQRLGDKFWGDIVQEGKETLLAYLPFYHIYGQAVVMLGGLSQGYTLVIFTTIDLDDLLNATEGFKATIFFSVASLYEYLRDYHRTDRVDWKRIKVLVSGADILLEDTAKGWEKRTGAKIHEGWGMTETTSVGMINPYRKTKVGSFGVPLPNTVAGIADPDSTKFLPVGEIGELLVKGPQVAVGYWDKSEATKETFADIDGEIWLRTGDLCRMDEDGYFFFYDRKRDMIKHKGQVVFAREVEEVLAAHPQIKEAGVIGVPDPEVGEKVKAVVVLETEARGKLSELDIMKYCAERLAAYKCPTIVEFRGEVPKTDVGKVSRRELREE, from the coding sequence ATGGCGGTCGATACAAACAAGGCTATATACGAATCAAGACCATGGCTAAAGTTTTATCTCAAAGAGGTACCACAGGATATCGAAATTCCAGAACAGTCCGCGGTCGACACCTTTGACGAAGCCACAGACAAATGGAAAGACAAAACTGCCCTGATATTCTACGGCAGGAAGATAAGCTACCGCGAGTTGAGAGACCACACCGATAGATTTGCTACAGCCCTACATGATTTAGGAGTCAAAAAAGGAGACCGCATTGCTTTACTACTACTGAACTCACCCCAGTTCGTCATAGCCTATTTCGGAGCCCTAAAAGCTGGAGCTGTCCTGACTGCTATCAGCCCTTTTTATGTCAGTCCTGAGATCAAACATCAAATTGAAGACAGTGGCGCCAGAATGATTATCTGTCAGGATAATCTTTACGATAATGTTGAACGGGCAGGAGTCAAGCTAGATAAGGTCATCTTGGTCAACATCACCGATTATTTGCCGTGGCTGAAAAGGTTCATGGGCAGCAGCGTACTCCGGGCTGTGTATCAAAAGATGGCAGCGCCACCCGCTGAAATATACGAAAGAGAGGGATTTTATCAATTCAAGGACTTGATTAAAAACTATCCACCTAATCCACCGAAAATTAAATTCAACATTAGAGAGGATTTAGTAACCCTGCCCTACACGGGAGGAACGACAGGGCTGCCCAAAGGTGTCATGATAACCCACTATAACATCTCTTCCCAACGTCTTGGCGACAAATTCTGGGGTGATATTGTCCAGGAGGGCAAGGAGACCCTATTGGCCTATTTGCCCTTCTATCATATCTATGGTCAAGCAGTAGTCATGCTGGGTGGATTGTCTCAGGGCTATACTTTGGTAATATTCACCACCATTGACCTTGACGACCTGTTGAATGCTACGGAAGGTTTCAAGGCAACTATTTTTTTCAGCGTTGCGTCTTTGTATGAATACCTTAGGGATTATCACCGCACCGACAGAGTCGATTGGAAACGCATCAAAGTTCTTGTCTCCGGCGCCGACATCCTTCTTGAGGACACGGCTAAAGGCTGGGAAAAACGGACAGGCGCTAAAATCCACGAGGGTTGGGGGATGACTGAAACAACCTCTGTGGGAATGATCAACCCATACAGGAAGACAAAAGTCGGCTCTTTCGGTGTACCCCTACCTAACACCGTAGCTGGAATAGCCGATCCTGATAGTACAAAATTTCTTCCCGTTGGCGAGATAGGCGAGCTTTTAGTCAAAGGTCCACAAGTAGCGGTAGGATACTGGGATAAGTCAGAGGCAACTAAGGAAACATTCGCAGATATCGACGGCGAAATTTGGCTTCGAACCGGCGACTTATGCAGAATGGATGAAGACGGCTATTTCTTCTTCTACGACAGAAAACGTGATATGATCAAGCACAAGGGGCAGGTTGTATTTGCCAGGGAGGTAGAGGAAGTCCTGGCCGCTCATCCGCAAATTAAAGAAGCAGGTGTAATTGGAGTCCCCGACCCTGAGGTTGGAGAGAAAGTCAAAGCAGTAGTCGTACTTGAGACAGAGGCAAGGGGCAAATTGTCCGAATTGGACATCATGAAATATTGCGCTGAAAGGTTGGCTGCATACAAATGCCCAACAATCGTAGAATTCAGAGGCGAGGTGCCTAAGACAGACGTAGGCAAAGTATCTCGCCGAGAGCTAAGAGAGGAGTAG
- a CDS encoding SDR family oxidoreductase: MGKLDGKVAVVTGAARGIGEADALLFAKEGAAVLVSDVDEAPLKEVVQKIKTAGGKAEACAGDVTKLEDCQKMMDTAAEKFGKIDILVNNAGLTRDALIHKMTDAQWDLCVDISLKGTFNCIRAASKYMMKEGHNGRIINVASVAGLMGNVGQINYSAAKAGLIGLTKTVAREWGRFGTTCNVVAYGFVDTRLTREKEAQQEEVGGELVGIPKKVRDMVLLQIKPMTPEDAAKPVLFLASDDAAFITGQVFNVSSGMYM; encoded by the coding sequence ATGGGAAAGCTAGATGGAAAGGTAGCTGTTGTCACTGGAGCAGCACGTGGCATAGGCGAGGCTGATGCGCTGTTGTTTGCCAAGGAGGGTGCTGCTGTTTTGGTGAGTGACGTTGACGAAGCCCCGTTGAAGGAAGTGGTCCAGAAGATAAAGACTGCTGGGGGAAAGGCCGAAGCTTGCGCTGGCGATGTTACAAAGCTAGAAGATTGTCAAAAAATGATGGATACAGCAGCGGAGAAATTCGGCAAGATTGATATCCTGGTCAACAACGCCGGACTTACCAGAGATGCCCTGATACATAAGATGACTGATGCCCAGTGGGATTTGTGTGTTGATATTAGTCTTAAGGGAACCTTTAACTGTATTAGAGCTGCCTCTAAATACATGATGAAGGAAGGACATAATGGGCGGATAATCAACGTGGCCTCAGTAGCCGGGCTGATGGGAAACGTTGGGCAAATTAACTATTCTGCTGCTAAGGCAGGCCTCATTGGGCTCACTAAGACGGTAGCCAGAGAATGGGGAAGATTTGGCACCACCTGTAATGTCGTTGCTTATGGTTTCGTTGATACCCGGTTGACCAGAGAGAAAGAAGCGCAGCAAGAAGAGGTGGGTGGTGAACTGGTGGGAATACCCAAGAAGGTCAGGGATATGGTTCTTCTGCAAATAAAACCGATGACGCCTGAAGATGCTGCCAAGCCTGTCCTGTTCCTAGCTTCGGATGATGCTGCCTTTATCACCGGTCAGGTATTTAATGTTTCATCAGGGATGTATATGTAG
- a CDS encoding ABC transporter ATP-binding protein, protein MASFLEVEGLTKTFGGLTAVNNVSFKIERDEIVGLIGPNGSGKTTLIRCMLGILKPDSGRVIFNGKDITKCRPWEIVQKGMVGTFQVVKPFRHLPIIANVMVGCLCPRITKRGEWVKRAEVKARDALEFVGIADMALEQASILSHGDLKRLEVARAIATEPEMLILDEPFGGLNPAETELVAKSMKRLHKGGRFGRLHSEGPAMLIIEHKLSELMKIVNRVIVLNFGEIITQGTPEEISKNKQVIEAYTGKEVLIAGS, encoded by the coding sequence ATGGCATCGTTCTTGGAAGTTGAAGGCTTAACCAAGACCTTTGGCGGGCTGACTGCTGTTAATAATGTGAGCTTCAAGATAGAAAGGGATGAGATCGTCGGCCTGATTGGGCCAAACGGTTCCGGGAAGACTACACTCATACGTTGTATGCTCGGCATATTGAAGCCTGACTCAGGAAGAGTCATATTTAATGGCAAAGATATAACAAAATGCCGCCCCTGGGAGATAGTCCAAAAGGGTATGGTAGGAACTTTCCAGGTAGTAAAGCCCTTCCGCCATTTGCCCATTATCGCCAATGTTATGGTAGGTTGTCTCTGCCCAAGGATAACCAAACGTGGCGAATGGGTCAAAAGAGCCGAAGTAAAGGCAAGAGATGCCCTAGAATTCGTCGGTATCGCCGACATGGCTCTGGAACAGGCTTCCATTCTGTCGCACGGTGACTTAAAACGGCTGGAAGTCGCCAGGGCAATTGCCACCGAACCGGAGATGCTTATCCTCGATGAGCCTTTCGGCGGACTGAATCCTGCAGAAACAGAGCTTGTGGCAAAATCAATGAAAAGATTGCACAAGGGCGGAAGATTTGGCAGACTCCACAGCGAAGGGCCAGCTATGCTTATTATAGAACACAAGCTCAGTGAACTGATGAAGATAGTGAACCGGGTGATTGTACTTAACTTTGGCGAAATCATCACCCAAGGTACACCTGAAGAAATATCCAAAAATAAGCAGGTTATTGAAGCCTACACAGGCAAGGAGGTGCTCATTGCTGGAAGCTAA
- a CDS encoding ABC transporter ATP-binding protein, producing MVLDDASLKVEKGELVGLVGPNGAGKSTLLRSIAGLINWEKEVLKGTRQADITFKGSIEFEGESIEKLSASEIAKRGLLLCPERGRPFVEMTVHDNLLAGAYLVKDKKVINDSLNKVYELFPRLKERANQVSGTLSGGERQMLAIGRALMRRPKFMLVDEPSSGLAPRLKEDLFKRIEEIYHELGVTILLAEQDISFAFDLSGRNYVMSRGHIIAQGTAKDLLKDETIRKTYLGL from the coding sequence ATGGTGCTGGATGACGCCAGCCTTAAGGTTGAAAAAGGCGAATTGGTAGGTCTCGTTGGTCCCAACGGTGCAGGGAAGAGCACCCTACTCCGGTCTATAGCAGGATTGATAAACTGGGAGAAGGAGGTATTGAAGGGAACGAGACAGGCAGACATAACCTTTAAAGGAAGCATAGAGTTCGAAGGCGAGAGCATTGAAAAGCTCTCCGCCTCTGAAATAGCCAAGAGAGGTCTGCTACTTTGTCCCGAGCGAGGCAGGCCCTTTGTTGAAATGACGGTCCACGACAATTTGCTCGCCGGGGCTTATCTGGTTAAGGATAAGAAGGTAATCAACGATAGTCTCAACAAGGTCTATGAATTGTTTCCTAGATTAAAGGAGCGGGCAAATCAAGTATCAGGCACATTATCCGGTGGGGAACGCCAAATGCTGGCTATCGGTAGAGCACTAATGCGCAGACCAAAGTTTATGCTGGTCGATGAGCCCTCAAGCGGACTAGCACCAAGGCTCAAGGAAGACCTGTTTAAACGCATAGAGGAAATTTATCACGAGCTGGGCGTTACCATACTCTTGGCTGAGCAAGATATCAGCTTCGCCTTTGACCTGTCAGGAAGAAACTACGTCATGTCACGGGGACATATAATCGCCCAGGGAACAGCCAAAGACTTGCTCAAAGACGAAACTATTAGAAAGACATACCTAGGCTTGTAA
- a CDS encoding branched-chain amino acid ABC transporter permease, producing MIQSFLIQSLVTGGVYAMLAVGFALIFGVARMINLAHTSFLMLAAYGMFYFTSRLGWNVGLAIIISLVGTTLIGLVSYKLFIDRIREHQVTVLLITIALAMVFQECMLLAFKAHFWTAPTLIVGYWVLFGVKISYQYLVVLAVVVFVLLGIWALLAKTKLGIGIRATAQDTEIANLMGISVPRILLITMGMATTLAAIAGAVVAPLWTVHPYMWAGPLVMVMAIVVLGGLGSVKGSVVGAFIIGLVETTVVFWLPGGAFLSSAFALLVMVIILVVRPEGLYGIVFEEERL from the coding sequence ATGATTCAATCATTTTTGATTCAGTCACTGGTAACAGGGGGGGTATATGCCATGCTGGCTGTGGGCTTCGCGCTCATCTTTGGCGTAGCCCGAATGATAAACCTGGCGCATACCTCGTTCTTGATGCTGGCAGCCTACGGCATGTTTTATTTTACCTCCAGGCTGGGATGGAATGTCGGCTTAGCGATAATCATATCCTTAGTTGGCACCACGCTTATAGGTCTAGTGAGCTACAAGCTATTCATTGACCGGATACGTGAGCACCAGGTAACCGTGCTGCTGATTACCATTGCCCTGGCTATGGTTTTTCAGGAATGCATGCTTTTGGCCTTCAAGGCTCACTTCTGGACAGCACCGACTCTTATTGTGGGGTACTGGGTATTGTTTGGAGTGAAGATTTCCTACCAGTACTTGGTGGTATTGGCGGTAGTCGTGTTTGTTCTGCTTGGCATATGGGCGCTTTTGGCAAAGACAAAACTAGGGATTGGCATCAGAGCCACGGCTCAGGATACGGAAATTGCCAACCTGATGGGGATTAGCGTTCCCAGGATACTCTTGATAACAATGGGCATGGCCACGACGCTGGCAGCTATTGCAGGTGCTGTGGTTGCCCCGCTGTGGACTGTTCACCCCTATATGTGGGCGGGCCCATTGGTAATGGTTATGGCAATTGTGGTGCTAGGTGGATTAGGGAGCGTCAAAGGTAGTGTTGTCGGTGCTTTTATAATAGGGCTCGTTGAGACAACGGTTGTTTTCTGGCTCCCCGGAGGCGCCTTCCTGAGCTCGGCATTTGCCTTGCTGGTTATGGTAATAATACTTGTGGTCAGACCCGAGGGTCTATATGGCATAGTTTTTGAAGAGGAGAGACTATAA
- a CDS encoding acyl-CoA dehydrogenase gives MDFKLSEKEKTLIAEIAKFAKKELPEDFVGTHLIDQEYRDFEFEISMSKKLAQNGWLVMSWPKEYGGQGASLTEQTVYEMEISYWGIPGAWMGISGTQWVGPCLMMFGTEEQKNKYLPLIASGERDGVWCTGYSEPNAGSDLANLQTRAVRDGDYYIINGQKVWTSKAQHSRWCWLLVRTDSTVAKKHRGLSLFIVDMKSPGVTVNPILNYYGRHHFNEVFFDNVRVPASNLVGEENRGWYHLMQALAFERRSVAPLAYGSSKRLLENLVKYVKETQRQGESLSQIPAIRHKLAEMAIDVEIVKLFAYQFTWRVSQGAIPAYESSRNKIMGDDVLRRMAISGAEILGVYSQVDPDSKWARLKGTIQGAYLGFPGAMIAAGTAEVERSIIAQFRLGLPKSY, from the coding sequence ATGGATTTCAAGCTTAGTGAGAAAGAGAAGACTCTCATAGCAGAGATTGCCAAATTCGCCAAAAAAGAGTTGCCTGAGGATTTTGTTGGCACTCATCTAATTGACCAGGAATACAGAGACTTTGAATTTGAAATATCCATGTCTAAGAAGCTAGCCCAGAATGGGTGGCTGGTTATGAGTTGGCCGAAGGAATATGGGGGGCAAGGCGCTTCTTTAACGGAACAAACGGTGTATGAGATGGAGATATCCTATTGGGGGATACCAGGGGCGTGGATGGGTATAAGTGGCACACAATGGGTTGGTCCCTGCCTTATGATGTTTGGCACGGAAGAGCAGAAAAACAAGTATCTGCCGTTAATTGCCTCGGGAGAACGAGATGGTGTCTGGTGCACGGGCTATAGTGAGCCCAACGCAGGCTCTGATCTTGCTAACCTGCAGACCCGGGCTGTAAGAGATGGAGACTATTACATTATCAATGGCCAAAAAGTGTGGACTAGCAAAGCCCAGCATTCGCGATGGTGCTGGCTTCTGGTCAGAACCGATTCCACTGTCGCCAAGAAGCACCGTGGGCTCAGCCTCTTTATCGTGGACATGAAGAGCCCAGGAGTTACAGTTAACCCTATATTGAACTACTACGGTCGGCATCACTTTAATGAGGTATTTTTCGATAATGTGAGGGTTCCGGCTTCTAATCTGGTCGGTGAGGAGAACAGGGGGTGGTATCACCTAATGCAAGCGCTCGCGTTTGAAAGACGTAGTGTGGCACCATTAGCCTATGGAAGTTCCAAGAGATTGTTGGAAAATCTAGTTAAGTATGTCAAGGAGACTCAGCGCCAAGGTGAGTCCTTGAGCCAAATTCCTGCTATTCGCCATAAGTTGGCTGAGATGGCAATAGACGTTGAGATAGTTAAACTGTTTGCCTACCAGTTTACTTGGCGGGTATCGCAAGGTGCAATACCCGCCTACGAATCATCGAGGAACAAGATTATGGGTGACGACGTGCTTAGACGTATGGCTATTTCTGGGGCAGAGATTTTGGGAGTCTACTCTCAAGTTGATCCGGATTCAAAATGGGCTCGACTCAAGGGAACCATTCAAGGGGCTTATCTCGGTTTCCCCGGTGCCATGATTGCTGCTGGGACTGCCGAGGTGGAGAGAAGCATTATAGCTCAATTTAGATTGGGTTTACCCAAATCATATTAG
- a CDS encoding SDR family oxidoreductase, which yields MAKRLEGKVAVVTGAGRGIGRGEALALAAEGAKVVVNDLGGAGDGTGAAKTPAAEVVQEIEKLGGEAVANYDSVAAPEGGENIIKTAIDTFGRIDIVVNNAGILRDRMVFNMSEEEWDAVIKVHLYGTFHCTKPACVYFRQQRSGRIINTSSTSGLGNMGQANYSAAKEGIVGFTRTVARDMGRYGVTCNAIRPSAGTRLTLTPELRAAWEKAKAEGFRPVSAGITLDDLQKMTPDMIAPLVVYLCTDEAANINGYTFLVGGGEIGIYSEPEVRSRICKDGIWTLGELISIVPKTLARELINPAPPQPPK from the coding sequence ATGGCAAAAAGGCTAGAAGGTAAGGTAGCGGTAGTTACCGGTGCTGGGCGTGGCATTGGTAGAGGTGAGGCATTAGCCCTGGCTGCTGAAGGAGCCAAGGTGGTGGTTAATGACCTCGGTGGTGCAGGTGATGGTACTGGTGCCGCTAAAACCCCGGCTGCGGAGGTGGTTCAGGAAATTGAAAAGCTGGGTGGAGAGGCCGTCGCTAACTATGACTCCGTAGCCGCTCCAGAAGGTGGGGAAAACATCATAAAGACGGCAATTGATACTTTTGGCCGGATTGACATTGTAGTCAACAACGCTGGCATCCTCAGAGACCGCATGGTTTTCAATATGAGTGAAGAGGAATGGGACGCGGTCATCAAAGTTCATTTGTATGGTACTTTCCATTGTACAAAGCCGGCGTGTGTTTATTTCAGGCAGCAGAGAAGCGGCAGGATAATAAATACCTCTTCCACATCCGGGTTAGGTAACATGGGACAAGCCAATTACAGTGCTGCTAAGGAGGGGATTGTCGGTTTCACCAGGACGGTAGCCAGAGACATGGGGAGATATGGTGTAACTTGCAATGCTATCCGTCCCAGTGCCGGAACAAGGCTAACCTTGACGCCGGAACTGAGAGCCGCCTGGGAGAAGGCTAAAGCCGAAGGCTTTCGTCCTGTATCGGCTGGAATAACGCTAGATGATTTGCAAAAGATGACCCCTGATATGATAGCACCCTTAGTTGTATACTTGTGCACTGATGAGGCAGCGAACATAAACGGTTATACTTTCTTAGTTGGTGGTGGTGAAATAGGTATTTATTCCGAACCAGAGGTAAGAAGCCGCATATGTAAAGATGGTATATGGACACTGGGTGAGCTTATCAGCATTGTGCCTAAGACTCTGGCTAGGGAATTGATAAACCCGGCACCACCGCAACCACCGAAATAA